Proteins co-encoded in one Chrysemys picta bellii isolate R12L10 chromosome 13, ASM1138683v2, whole genome shotgun sequence genomic window:
- the LOC135975086 gene encoding olfactory receptor 6N1-like has protein sequence MEKAEGRNQTPVTEFILLGFGNQPGLQILLFLLFLVIYVMTMAGNLLIVVLVVTDQHLHTPMYFFLGNLSCLETCYTSTILPRLLASLLTGDRTISVEGCITQLSVFVFLVTTECYLLAVMSYDRYLAICKPLHYGAFMNGRLCFQLAAGSWINGFLACTILVCLMSELIFCGPNEMDHFFCDLTPMLKLSCSDTSQITPVIYTFSFLNLVLPFLSTLTSYVCVISTILRIPSTTGRQKAFSTSSSHLIVVTIFYGTIMIVYMLLKSSTLRALNKVFSVCYTVLTPLANPLIYSLRNREVKEALRNGVRRSVTLTKNSD, from the coding sequence ATGGAGAAAGCAGAAGGGAGAAATCAAACGCCCgtcacagaattcatcctcctgggattcggGAATCAACCTGGGCTGCagattcttctcttcctcctgttTCTAGTGATCTACGTTATGACAATGGCTGGGAACCTCCTCATCGTTGTGCTAGTTGtgactgatcagcaccttcacacccccatgtacttcttcctggggaacttgtcctgcctggagacctgctacacctccaccatcctgcccaggctgctggccagtctcctgactggggacagaactATTTCTGTGGAGGGCTGCATCACACAATTGTCTGTATTTGTTTTTCTAGTAACTACAGAGTGTTATCTCTTGGCggtgatgtcttatgatcggtatttagctaTATGTAAACCGCTGCACTATGGAGCCTTTATGAACGGCCGGCTGTGCTTCCAGCTAGCAGCTGGGTCTTGGATAAATGGGTTTCTAGCTTGTACAATATTAGTGTGTCTCATGTCAGAGTTAATtttctgtggccccaatgaaaTGGATCACTTCTTCTGTGATCTCACCCCAATGCtaaaactctcctgcagtgacaccagCCAGATCACACCGGTTATTTATACATTTTCCTTCCTTAATTTAGTTCTCCCATTTCTATCAACCTTGACATCCTATGTTTGTGTCATCagcaccatcctgagaatcccttccaccactgggaggcaaaaggccttttccacgaGCTCCTCCCACCTCATCGTGGTGACCATCTTCTATGGGACAATAATGATTGTCTACATGCTGCTGAAATCCAGCACCCTGAGAGCCCTGAACAAAGTGTTCTCTGTCTGCTACACAGTCCTGACGCCCCTGGCCAATCcgctcatctacagcctgagaaacagagaggtcaaggaggCCCTGAGAAATGGTGTCAGGAGATCTGTGACCCTTACAAAGAATTCAGATTAG
- the LOC112060445 gene encoding olfactory receptor 11A1-like, whose product MHLIEKAEEDNRTVITEFILLGFGDLPELQTLLFLLFLVIYTATMAGNILIVVLIVTDQHLHTPMYFFLGNLSCLETCYTSTILPRLLTSLLTGDRTISVSGCFAQFYCFGSLACTECYLLAGMSYDRYLAICKPLHYAAFMDGRLCLQLAAGVWISGFLVCVIVMSFMSQLIFCGPNEIDHFFCDFTPLIQLSCSDTSLITQVSFILVSLDSLCPFLLTLTSYVCIISTILRIPSSTGRQKAFSTCSSHLIVVALFYGTLIIVYMLPKSGTPRALNKVFSLFYTVLTPLVNPLIYSLRNREVQEALRKVIS is encoded by the coding sequence ATGCACCTCATAGAGAAAGCAGAAGAGGACAATCGAACGGTtatcacagaattcatcctcctgggatttggggatctccctgagctgcagacccttctcttcctgctgtttctagtgatctacaCTGCGACCATGGCTGGGAACATCCTCATTGTTGTGCTAATTGTGACTGATCAGcatcttcacacccccatgtattttttcctggggaacttgtcctgcttggagacttgctacacctccaccatcctgcccaggctgctgaccagtctcctgactggggacagaaccatctCAGTCAGTGGCTGTTTTGCACAATTCTATTGCTTTGGTTCTCTGGCATGCACAGAATGCTATCTCCTGGCAgggatgtcttatgatcggtatttagcgatatgtaaACCCCTGCACTATGCAGCCTTTATGGACGGTAGGCTTTGCCTCCAGCTAGCAGCTGGGGTTTGGATCAGTGGATTTCTAGTGTGTGTAATAGTGATGTCTTTTATGTCACAATTAATtttctgtggccccaatgaaattgaccatttcttttgtgatttcaccCCACTAATTCAGCTCTCCTGCAGCGACACCAGCCTGATCACACAGGTTAGTTTTATACTCGTGTCCCTTGATTCACTTTGCCCATTTCTATTAACCCTGACATCCTATGTGTGTATCATCagcaccatcctgagaatcccatCCTCCACCGGGAGGCAGaaagccttttccacctgctcctcccacctcataGTGGTAGCTCTTTTCTATGGGACCCTGATCATTGTCTACATGCTACCAAAATCCGGCACCCCGAGAGCCCTGAACAAAGTTTTCTCCCTTTTCTAcacagtcctgactcccctggtcaaccccctcatctacagcctgagaaacagagaggtccaGGAGGCCCTGCGGAAAGTCATCAGCTAA